A stretch of Ferribacterium limneticum DNA encodes these proteins:
- the ahpC gene encoding alkyl hydroperoxide reductase subunit C: MSLINTQVQPFKAQAFHNGKFIEVTDASLKGKWSVLIFMPAAFTFNCPTEIEDAANNYAEFQKAGAEVYIVTTDTHFSHKVWHETSPAVGKAQFPLVGDPTHALTRAFDVHIDEEGLALRGTFVINPDGMIKTVEIHSNEIARDVSETLRKLKAAQYTASHPNEVCPAKWKEGEKTLAPSLDLVGKI, translated from the coding sequence ATGTCGCTTATCAACACCCAGGTTCAACCGTTCAAGGCCCAGGCTTTCCATAACGGGAAGTTCATTGAAGTCACCGATGCCAGCCTGAAGGGCAAGTGGTCCGTGCTGATTTTCATGCCGGCCGCCTTCACCTTCAACTGCCCGACTGAAATCGAAGATGCCGCCAACAACTACGCCGAGTTCCAGAAGGCCGGCGCCGAGGTGTACATCGTCACCACCGACACCCACTTCTCGCACAAGGTCTGGCACGAAACCTCCCCGGCTGTCGGCAAGGCCCAGTTCCCGCTGGTCGGCGACCCGACCCACGCCCTGACCCGTGCCTTCGACGTGCATATCGATGAGGAAGGCCTGGCCCTGCGCGGCACCTTCGTGATCAATCCGGATGGCATGATCAAGACCGTTGAAATTCACTCCAACGAAATCGCCCGCGACGTTTCCGAGACCCTGCGCAAGCTGAAGGCCGCCCAATACACCGCCAGCCACCCGAACGAAGTCTGCCCGGCCAAGTGGAAGGAAGGCGAAAAGACTCTGGCTCCGTCGCTGGACCTGGTCGGCAAGATCTAA
- a CDS encoding UbiH/UbiF family hydroxylase: MQQFDLIIVGGGLAGASLALALRDTRLRIALVENQPPRRPEGWDARIYAISPANVAFLDSIGAWRHLDPERMAPIRAMQICGDGGGKLEFSAFETGVAELGCILESALMACEFWESAKRQSNLTLFCPARPEQLEFRHDAAVLRLNDGATLSARLLVGADGRDSWVRAAAGLSAVNTPYGEKGLVANFSTEKTHRNTAFQWFRDDGVLAYLPLPGNRISIVWSTPDQHADELCALPPELLCERVADAGERVLGKLELLTSPAAFSLRLMRVPQTVAPRLALVGDAAHGIHPLSGHGINLGFQDARELACLLAVTRPWEDIGEVRLLQKYQRARREETVLMQTMTDNLRRLFRESQPGLRPLRNFGLNLTNGLPFVKNALARYALGAL, encoded by the coding sequence ATGCAGCAGTTTGATCTGATTATTGTTGGTGGTGGCTTGGCTGGAGCCAGTCTGGCCTTGGCCCTGCGCGACACGCGGCTGCGTATTGCCTTGGTCGAAAACCAGCCGCCACGTCGGCCCGAGGGGTGGGATGCGCGTATTTACGCGATCAGCCCTGCGAATGTGGCCTTCCTCGATTCGATCGGAGCTTGGCGCCATCTCGACCCCGAGCGCATGGCGCCGATTCGCGCCATGCAGATTTGCGGCGATGGTGGCGGCAAGCTGGAGTTCTCGGCTTTTGAAACTGGCGTTGCCGAATTGGGTTGTATCCTGGAGTCGGCCTTGATGGCCTGTGAATTCTGGGAGAGCGCCAAGCGCCAAAGCAATCTCACGCTATTTTGTCCGGCTCGGCCCGAGCAGCTTGAGTTCCGGCACGATGCAGCCGTTTTGCGACTGAATGACGGTGCAACGCTATCGGCTCGATTGCTGGTTGGCGCCGATGGTCGAGATTCCTGGGTGCGCGCAGCGGCTGGGCTTTCGGCGGTGAATACGCCGTATGGCGAAAAAGGCCTGGTGGCCAATTTTTCCACCGAGAAAACACATCGCAATACGGCCTTTCAATGGTTCCGGGACGATGGCGTGCTGGCTTATTTGCCGTTGCCGGGAAACCGCATTTCCATTGTGTGGTCTACGCCGGATCAACATGCTGACGAGCTTTGCGCCCTTCCTCCCGAATTGCTTTGCGAGAGAGTTGCCGATGCTGGTGAGCGAGTTCTGGGTAAGCTTGAGTTGCTAACGTCTCCGGCGGCCTTTTCGTTGCGATTGATGCGTGTGCCTCAGACTGTTGCTCCGCGCCTGGCTTTGGTCGGCGATGCGGCGCATGGTATTCATCCCTTGTCCGGGCACGGCATCAATCTCGGCTTTCAGGATGCCAGGGAGTTGGCTTGTCTGCTGGCTGTAACGCGACCGTGGGAAGATATTGGCGAGGTGCGTTTGCTGCAGAAGTATCAGCGCGCCCGGCGTGAAGAGACCGTGTTGATGCAGACAATGACCGATAATTTGCGCCGCTTGTTTCGGGAATCGCAGCCTGGGTTGCGCCCGTTGCGCAATTTTGGTCTCAATCTGACGAATGGCTTGCCCTTCGTCAAAAATGCCTTGGCGCGATATGCGCTGGGTGCCCTTTAG
- the ahpF gene encoding alkyl hydroperoxide reductase subunit F, with product MLDTAIKGQLKAYLERLQRPIELVATLDDSAKGQEMRALINDILECSNKVSLRENAGFARVPSFAVGLPGETPRIHFAGLPMGHEFTSLVLALLQTGGHPPKVEQSVIDQIKALPGSFDFETYISLSCHNCPDVVQALNLMAVLNPGVTSTMIDGAMFQDEVNSRQIMAVPTTYLNDAEFGAGRMLIEEILAKVDTGAAARAAEELGKKEAFDVLVVGGGPAGAAASIYAARKGIRTGIVAERFGGQVMDTLGIENFISVSHTEGPKLVASLEQHVKEYDVDVMNLQRASKLIPASENGGLIALELENGAKLQAKTVILSTGARWREMNVPGEKEYKAKGVCFCPHCDGPLFKGKRVAVIGGGNSGVEAAIDLAGIVAHVTLLEFADTLRADAVLQNKLYSLPNVTVIKSAQTTEVTGDGQKVNGITYKDRVTEEIRHVELEGIFVQIGLLPNTDWLKGTVNLSRFGEIEIDAKGHTSVPGVFAAGDCTTVPYKQIIIAMGAGATASLSAFDHLIRTSAPT from the coding sequence ATGCTCGACACCGCCATCAAAGGCCAATTAAAGGCCTATCTCGAACGCCTGCAACGCCCCATCGAACTGGTCGCCACGCTGGACGACAGCGCCAAGGGCCAGGAAATGCGAGCACTGATCAACGACATCCTCGAATGTTCGAACAAGGTCAGCTTGCGCGAAAACGCCGGCTTCGCCCGTGTCCCCTCGTTCGCCGTCGGCCTGCCCGGCGAAACGCCGCGCATCCATTTTGCCGGCCTGCCGATGGGCCACGAATTCACCTCGCTGGTGCTCGCCCTGCTGCAGACCGGCGGCCATCCGCCCAAGGTTGAACAATCGGTCATTGACCAAATCAAGGCCCTGCCCGGCAGCTTTGACTTCGAGACCTACATCTCGCTGTCCTGCCACAATTGCCCGGACGTTGTGCAGGCACTGAATCTGATGGCCGTACTCAACCCCGGCGTCACCAGCACGATGATCGACGGCGCCATGTTCCAGGACGAAGTGAACTCTCGCCAGATCATGGCCGTGCCGACCACCTACCTGAACGATGCTGAATTCGGCGCCGGCCGCATGCTGATCGAAGAAATTCTGGCCAAGGTCGACACCGGCGCCGCCGCCCGCGCCGCCGAAGAACTCGGCAAGAAAGAAGCCTTCGATGTGCTCGTCGTCGGCGGCGGCCCGGCCGGCGCGGCAGCATCCATCTACGCTGCCCGCAAGGGCATCCGCACCGGCATCGTGGCCGAGCGTTTCGGCGGTCAGGTCATGGACACGCTGGGCATCGAAAACTTCATCTCGGTCAGCCACACCGAAGGCCCGAAGCTGGTCGCCTCGCTGGAGCAACACGTCAAGGAATACGACGTCGATGTGATGAACCTGCAACGCGCCAGCAAGCTGATTCCGGCCAGCGAAAATGGCGGTCTGATTGCGCTCGAACTCGAAAACGGCGCGAAGCTGCAGGCCAAGACGGTCATCCTCTCCACCGGCGCCCGCTGGCGTGAAATGAACGTACCCGGCGAGAAGGAATACAAGGCGAAGGGTGTCTGCTTCTGCCCGCACTGTGACGGCCCGCTGTTCAAGGGCAAGCGCGTTGCGGTCATCGGCGGCGGCAACTCCGGCGTCGAAGCGGCCATCGACCTGGCTGGCATCGTTGCTCATGTGACCCTGCTCGAATTCGCCGATACCCTGCGCGCCGATGCCGTGCTGCAAAACAAGCTCTACAGCCTGCCCAACGTCACGGTGATCAAGTCGGCGCAAACCACCGAAGTGACCGGCGACGGCCAGAAGGTCAACGGCATCACCTACAAAGACCGCGTTACGGAAGAAATCAGGCATGTCGAGCTCGAAGGCATCTTTGTCCAGATCGGCCTGCTGCCCAACACCGACTGGTTGAAGGGCACAGTAAACCTGTCGCGCTTTGGCGAAATCGAGATCGATGCCAAAGGTCACACCAGTGTGCCTGGCGTTTTCGCCGCCGGCGATTGCACCACCGTGCCCTACAAGCAGATCATCATCGCCATGGGGGCTGGCGCAACGGCTTCGCTGAGCGCTTTCGACCACCTGATCCGGACGTCGGCACCGACCTGA
- the miaB gene encoding tRNA (N6-isopentenyl adenosine(37)-C2)-methylthiotransferase MiaB — protein sequence MPKKLFIRTFGCQMNEYDSDKMADVLNASEGVIKIDNPEEADIILFNTCSVREKAQEKVFHDLGRVRHLKQLNPNLVIGVGGCVASQEGDAIVARAPYVDIVFGPQTLHRLPQLIAERKAKGKAAVDVSFPEIEKFDAMPPSEIKGASAFVSIMEGCSKFCTFCIVPYTRGGEVSRPFNDVLTEVADLAAHGVGEVTLLGQNVNAYRGDMEGTEEKADLALLIEYIAEIPGIERIRYTTSHPREMTQRLIDTYATQPKLVSHLHLPVQAGSDRVLAAMKRGYTTLEYKSIIRKLRAARPDISLSSDFIIGFPGETDEDFEKTMKLIEDVGFDNSFSFIYSPRPGTPALDLEDATPPEVKSARLSRLQKRIDEMAQVISQAMVGSIQRVQVEGTSKKDVHELAGRTDNNRIVNFAGNPRLINTFVDVRITSSLSHSLRGEIVIRED from the coding sequence ATGCCCAAAAAACTGTTCATCCGCACCTTTGGGTGCCAGATGAATGAGTACGACTCGGACAAAATGGCCGACGTACTCAACGCTTCCGAAGGTGTCATCAAGATCGACAACCCGGAAGAAGCCGACATCATCCTGTTCAATACCTGCTCGGTGCGCGAGAAAGCACAAGAGAAGGTTTTCCATGACCTCGGCCGTGTTCGCCACCTGAAGCAGCTGAATCCCAACCTGGTGATCGGCGTCGGCGGTTGTGTCGCCAGCCAGGAAGGCGATGCCATCGTGGCGCGCGCTCCCTATGTCGATATCGTCTTTGGTCCGCAGACGCTGCACCGTTTGCCGCAACTGATCGCAGAGCGCAAGGCCAAGGGCAAGGCGGCGGTTGATGTTTCCTTCCCGGAAATCGAGAAATTCGATGCCATGCCGCCATCTGAAATCAAGGGCGCCTCGGCTTTTGTCTCGATCATGGAAGGTTGCTCCAAGTTCTGCACCTTCTGCATCGTGCCCTACACCCGTGGCGGCGAGGTTTCTCGCCCGTTCAACGATGTGCTGACCGAAGTGGCCGATCTGGCGGCCCATGGCGTTGGCGAAGTGACGCTGCTCGGCCAGAACGTCAATGCTTATCGTGGCGACATGGAAGGCACCGAGGAAAAGGCTGATCTCGCCTTGCTGATCGAGTACATCGCCGAGATACCGGGTATCGAGCGCATTCGCTACACAACCTCGCATCCGCGCGAAATGACGCAGCGGCTGATCGACACCTATGCCACCCAGCCCAAGCTGGTCTCGCACCTGCACTTGCCGGTGCAGGCTGGCTCAGACCGTGTACTGGCAGCAATGAAGCGTGGCTACACAACACTCGAATACAAGTCGATCATCCGCAAGCTGCGTGCAGCACGGCCTGACATTTCGTTGTCGTCCGACTTCATCATCGGTTTTCCCGGCGAAACAGACGAGGATTTCGAGAAAACCATGAAGCTGATCGAGGATGTCGGCTTCGACAATTCCTTCTCCTTCATCTACAGCCCACGCCCGGGGACTCCTGCTCTCGATCTGGAAGACGCGACCCCGCCGGAAGTGAAATCAGCCCGCCTGAGCCGTCTGCAGAAGCGCATTGATGAAATGGCGCAAGTTATCAGCCAGGCCATGGTCGGCAGCATCCAGCGCGTGCAGGTCGAAGGCACCTCGAAAAAGGATGTGCACGAACTGGCAGGACGAACCGACAACAACCGCATCGTCAACTTTGCCGGCAACCCACGTCTGATCAATACCTTTGTCGATGTCCGCATCACGTCGTCCTTGTCGCACAGCCTGAGGGGCGAAATTGTCATCCGAGAAGACTAA
- a CDS encoding chaperone NapD, which produces MNISSAILHITPGRLAEAREALLKLSGLEIHAETPEGKMVVVLEDDDLESAANKYVTLHGLPGVASVAMVYQYSDDESVETEEVQA; this is translated from the coding sequence ATGAATATTTCCAGTGCCATTTTGCATATAACGCCCGGTCGCCTGGCTGAGGCGCGCGAGGCTTTGCTCAAGCTTTCCGGCCTGGAGATTCATGCCGAGACCCCGGAAGGGAAAATGGTCGTCGTGCTGGAAGATGACGATCTTGAGTCGGCCGCCAACAAGTATGTGACCCTGCACGGTTTGCCCGGTGTCGCATCGGTTGCCATGGTCTATCAGTACAGTGACGACGAATCAGTAGAAACCGAGGAGGTACAAGCGTGA
- a CDS encoding nitrate reductase cytochrome c-type subunit: MKLITTLALAAGIALGGIGMVSAQELVNEIGGVTIEGNSKVNMFKPEKDQSNIQRNFQKQPPLIPHSVKGYNITQNFNKCMDCHSKERAEETGATKVAKSHYLDREDNKLKNISPRRYFCMQCHVPQFDAKPLVENTYKPAAKKGE; this comes from the coding sequence ATGAAATTGATTACCACTCTGGCCTTGGCCGCCGGCATCGCCTTGGGCGGCATCGGCATGGTCAGCGCACAGGAACTGGTCAACGAAATTGGTGGCGTGACGATCGAGGGGAACTCCAAGGTCAATATGTTCAAGCCGGAAAAGGACCAGTCCAACATCCAGCGCAACTTCCAGAAGCAGCCGCCGCTGATTCCGCACAGCGTCAAGGGCTACAACATCACGCAGAACTTCAACAAGTGTATGGACTGCCACTCCAAGGAGCGCGCCGAGGAAACCGGTGCAACCAAGGTGGCCAAGTCTCATTACCTCGACCGCGAGGACAACAAGTTGAAGAACATCTCGCCGCGCCGTTACTTCTGCATGCAGTGCCATGTGCCGCAGTTCGACGCCAAGCCGCTGGTCGAGAATACCTATAAACCAGCCGCCAAGAAGGGGGAATGA
- a CDS encoding HU family DNA-binding protein encodes MNKSELVEVAAKEAGITKAAADKALSAIIGAVVATVTKGESVTLVGFGTFKSAKRAARTGKNPKTGATLKIPATTVPKFTAGTAFKASVAAKKSAAKKK; translated from the coding sequence ATGAATAAATCCGAGCTGGTCGAAGTTGCTGCAAAAGAAGCTGGTATCACCAAGGCTGCTGCTGACAAGGCGTTGTCTGCCATTATCGGCGCGGTGGTTGCGACCGTCACCAAGGGAGAGTCTGTTACTCTCGTCGGGTTCGGTACGTTCAAGTCCGCAAAGCGCGCAGCGCGCACCGGCAAGAATCCCAAGACCGGCGCAACGTTGAAGATTCCTGCGACCACGGTGCCGAAGTTCACCGCAGGTACGGCTTTCAAGGCTTCCGTTGCTGCCAAGAAAAGCGCTGCTAAGAAGAAGTAA
- a CDS encoding DsbC family protein has translation MLKKFLPLVLAVAFGAQAVADEADIKKSMESKLGARVESVTKSGYLGLYEVFADGNIVYTDEKGTAIIVGPLIDGKTMKNVTEERMKKLTAIKFSELPLDRAIKQVRGDGKRVMATFEDPNCGYCKRLAKDLLKLENVTVYTFLLPILSEDSVRKSKQIWCSSDRAKAWNDWMVEGKAPSGREDCDTSAVSKNQEFGRKLNISGTPTMFFSDGERVPGAMPLARIEQKLGQSK, from the coding sequence ATGTTGAAGAAGTTCTTGCCTCTCGTGTTGGCCGTTGCTTTTGGGGCGCAAGCCGTGGCTGACGAGGCTGATATCAAGAAGTCGATGGAGTCCAAGCTTGGTGCCAGGGTCGAGAGTGTGACCAAGTCTGGTTACCTTGGCCTGTATGAAGTCTTTGCAGATGGCAACATTGTCTATACCGACGAAAAGGGAACGGCGATCATCGTCGGGCCGCTGATCGATGGTAAGACGATGAAGAATGTGACTGAAGAGCGCATGAAAAAGCTGACTGCGATCAAGTTCAGCGAATTGCCGCTGGATCGGGCGATCAAGCAGGTACGCGGCGATGGCAAGCGGGTGATGGCCACCTTCGAGGATCCCAACTGCGGCTACTGCAAGCGCCTGGCCAAGGATTTGTTGAAGCTGGAAAACGTTACGGTCTATACCTTCTTGCTTCCGATTCTTTCCGAAGACTCCGTGCGCAAATCCAAGCAGATCTGGTGCTCATCCGATCGCGCCAAAGCATGGAATGACTGGATGGTCGAGGGCAAGGCACCGTCGGGCCGTGAAGATTGCGATACGTCCGCTGTATCCAAGAATCAGGAGTTCGGTCGCAAGCTGAACATCTCAGGTACGCCGACCATGTTCTTCAGTGATGGTGAGCGCGTGCCAGGCGCCATGCCGCTGGCGCGCATCGAGCAGAAGCTTGGTCAGAGCAAGTAG
- a CDS encoding NapC/NirT family cytochrome c, which yields MPTWVQRIGVTTALLLFVAGIVFWGGFNWALEATNKESFCISCHEMEENVFREYQNTVHYTNRTGVRATCPDCHVPKEWGPKMIRKIQASNEVLHKILGTIDTPEKFNKKRHELAQNEWARMKKSDSRECRNCHNFAYMDYTEQGDRPARMHPKAFDEGKTCIDCHKGIAHQLPQIDQHIGKQNEGALEISHGEKSAEPVKEEAKAESK from the coding sequence ATGCCCACCTGGGTTCAACGCATTGGCGTGACGACGGCCCTGTTGCTGTTTGTTGCCGGTATCGTTTTCTGGGGCGGCTTTAACTGGGCGCTGGAGGCTACCAACAAGGAATCCTTCTGTATTTCCTGTCACGAGATGGAAGAGAACGTGTTTCGGGAGTACCAGAACACGGTGCACTACACCAACCGTACCGGCGTCCGTGCCACCTGCCCGGATTGCCACGTGCCGAAGGAGTGGGGGCCGAAGATGATTCGCAAGATTCAGGCTTCCAACGAGGTGTTGCACAAAATCCTCGGCACTATCGATACGCCGGAGAAGTTCAACAAGAAACGTCATGAGCTGGCCCAGAATGAATGGGCGCGCATGAAGAAGTCTGATTCCCGCGAGTGCCGTAATTGCCATAACTTCGCTTACATGGACTACACCGAGCAGGGCGACCGTCCGGCCCGCATGCATCCGAAGGCGTTTGACGAAGGCAAGACCTGTATCGACTGTCACAAGGGTATCGCCCACCAGTTGCCGCAGATCGACCAGCATATCGGCAAGCAGAATGAGGGCGCGCTTGAGATTTCACACGGTGAAAAATCGGCTGAACCAGTCAAGGAAGAAGCCAAAGCAGAGAGCAAGTAA
- a CDS encoding PhoH family protein yields the protein MSSEKTKPAPKQKPVELALTPVDNGQLANLCGPLDENIRQIETGFDVVIRRRNERFSILGEKARLTADAIRHFYAMSRAPLSVDEIQLGLIELTNAPVRRVSQRSEGPVDGPQLITRKTDLHGRTPRQVAYLKAIQEHDITFGIGPAGTGKTYLAVASAVDAFERDLVERIILTRPAVEAGERLGFLPGDLTQKIDPYLRPLYDALYDLMGADRVAKLYEKRAIEIAPLAFMRGRTLNHAFIILDEAQNTTPEQMKMFLTRIGIGAKAVVTGDITQIDLPKGHKSGLKEAIDILDGVRGLSFNHFKKEDVVRHPLVARIVDAYEKRSQPTT from the coding sequence TTGTCATCCGAGAAGACTAAACCGGCGCCGAAGCAGAAGCCGGTCGAACTGGCGCTGACACCGGTTGACAATGGCCAATTAGCCAATCTGTGCGGGCCACTGGACGAAAACATCCGGCAGATCGAAACCGGCTTTGACGTAGTAATCCGTCGCCGCAACGAACGCTTTTCGATCCTGGGCGAAAAGGCCCGCCTGACGGCGGATGCCATCCGGCACTTTTACGCCATGTCGCGGGCGCCGCTGTCGGTAGATGAAATCCAGCTCGGCCTGATCGAACTGACCAACGCGCCGGTCCGTCGGGTTTCGCAGCGCTCCGAAGGCCCAGTCGATGGCCCGCAACTGATCACCCGCAAGACAGACCTGCATGGCCGTACGCCACGTCAGGTGGCTTACCTGAAGGCCATTCAGGAACACGACATCACCTTCGGCATTGGCCCGGCCGGCACTGGCAAGACCTATCTGGCCGTTGCTTCCGCCGTCGATGCCTTCGAGCGCGACCTGGTCGAGCGCATCATCCTGACCCGGCCGGCCGTCGAAGCCGGCGAGCGCCTGGGCTTTCTGCCTGGCGACCTGACGCAGAAAATCGACCCCTATCTGCGCCCGCTCTACGACGCGCTGTATGACCTGATGGGCGCTGACCGCGTCGCCAAACTGTACGAAAAGCGCGCCATAGAAATCGCCCCGCTGGCTTTCATGCGCGGCCGCACCTTGAACCACGCCTTCATCATCCTCGACGAGGCGCAAAACACGACGCCGGAGCAGATGAAGATGTTCCTGACCCGCATCGGCATCGGCGCCAAGGCCGTCGTCACCGGCGACATCACGCAGATCGACCTGCCCAAGGGCCACAAGAGCGGCCTCAAGGAAGCGATCGACATCCTGGATGGGGTGCGCGGTCTGTCTTTCAACCACTTCAAGAAGGAAGATGTGGTGCGCCACCCGCTGGTCGCCCGCATCGTCGACGCCTATGAAAAACGCAGCCAGCCAACGACTTAA
- the napA gene encoding nitrate reductase catalytic subunit NapA translates to MKLNRRDFIKANAAAAAMSAAGMAAPGTALAQGKDDIRWDKAACRFCGTGCGVLVGTQDGRVVATQGDPDAPVNRGLNCIKGYFLSKIMYGSDRLTTPMLRMKDGKFDKNGDFKPISWKQAFDIMEEKCKATLKAKGADGIAMFGSGQWTIWEGYAASKLWKAGFRSNNLDPNARHCMASAVAGFMRTFGIDEPMGCYDDIEHADAFFLWGSNMAEMHPILWTRITDRKLSSKNVKVGVLSTFEHRSFELADIPMVFKPNTDLAILNFICHHIITTGKVNQDFVSKHVNFKKGETDIGFGLRPTHPLEKKATSNGYPGEDGKPKGDTGKSTPITFDEFKKFVSDYTADKVSKLSGVPSKDLIAMAELYADPKVKCVSFWTMGFNQHTRGTWVNNMIYNVHLLVGKISEPGNSPFSLTGQPSACGTAREVGTFSHRLPADMVVTNPEHRKHTEEIWGLPDGTINPKVGLHAVAMARALKDGKVNFYWQQCNNNMQAGPNINEELYPGWRKPENFIVVSDPYPTVSAMAADLILPTAMWVEKEGAYGNAERRTQFWRQQVKAPGEARSDVWQVMEFAKRFKVEEVWPAELIAKDAKLKGKTLFDILYANGVVNKYKLSETAPGFENDDSKMLGFYIQKGLFEEYAKFGRGHGHDLAPFDQYHKARGLRWPVVEGKETLWRFREGYDPYVKKGEGIKFYGHKDGKAVIFALPYQDPPEMPDAEYNLWMCTGRVLEHWHTGSMTRRVPELYKSFPDAVVFMHPDDARDRGLQRGMEVKIASRRGEVVMRVETRGRNKPPRGLVFIPFFDAGRLVNKVTLDATCPISKETDYKKCAVKVTKA, encoded by the coding sequence GTGAAACTCAATCGACGCGATTTTATCAAGGCCAATGCGGCCGCGGCAGCCATGTCGGCGGCCGGCATGGCTGCTCCTGGAACGGCGCTGGCCCAAGGCAAGGACGATATCCGCTGGGACAAGGCGGCTTGCCGCTTCTGTGGCACCGGTTGCGGCGTGCTGGTGGGCACTCAGGATGGCCGTGTGGTCGCTACTCAGGGTGACCCGGATGCGCCGGTTAACCGCGGCTTGAACTGCATCAAGGGCTACTTCCTCTCCAAGATCATGTACGGTTCCGACCGTCTGACGACGCCCATGCTGCGCATGAAGGATGGCAAGTTCGACAAGAACGGTGACTTCAAGCCGATTTCCTGGAAGCAGGCTTTCGACATTATGGAAGAGAAGTGCAAGGCGACGCTCAAGGCCAAGGGAGCGGACGGTATCGCCATGTTCGGTTCGGGCCAATGGACGATCTGGGAAGGTTATGCCGCTTCCAAGCTTTGGAAAGCTGGCTTCCGCTCCAACAATCTCGATCCCAATGCCCGCCATTGCATGGCCTCCGCTGTTGCAGGCTTCATGCGCACCTTCGGTATCGACGAGCCGATGGGCTGCTACGACGACATCGAGCATGCCGATGCCTTCTTCCTGTGGGGCTCGAACATGGCCGAGATGCACCCCATCCTGTGGACGCGCATTACGGACCGCAAGCTGTCGAGCAAGAACGTCAAGGTCGGTGTGCTGTCCACCTTTGAGCACCGTTCGTTCGAACTGGCTGACATCCCGATGGTGTTCAAGCCTAATACCGATCTGGCGATCCTGAACTTCATCTGTCATCACATCATCACGACGGGTAAGGTCAATCAGGACTTCGTCAGCAAGCACGTCAATTTCAAGAAGGGCGAAACCGATATTGGCTTCGGCCTGCGTCCGACCCATCCGTTGGAAAAGAAAGCGACCAGCAACGGTTATCCGGGTGAAGATGGTAAGCCGAAGGGGGATACTGGCAAGTCGACGCCGATTACCTTCGATGAATTCAAGAAATTCGTCTCCGACTACACGGCTGACAAGGTGTCCAAGCTGTCCGGCGTGCCGTCCAAAGACCTGATCGCCATGGCCGAGTTGTATGCCGACCCGAAGGTCAAGTGCGTTTCCTTCTGGACCATGGGTTTCAACCAGCACACGCGCGGTACGTGGGTCAATAACATGATCTACAACGTGCACCTGTTGGTCGGCAAGATTTCCGAGCCCGGCAACAGCCCGTTCTCGCTGACCGGTCAGCCGTCTGCCTGCGGTACGGCACGCGAAGTCGGTACCTTCTCCCATCGCCTGCCAGCCGATATGGTCGTTACCAATCCGGAGCACCGCAAGCACACCGAGGAAATCTGGGGGCTGCCGGACGGCACCATTAACCCGAAGGTTGGTCTGCATGCCGTCGCAATGGCCCGTGCGCTGAAGGACGGCAAGGTCAATTTCTACTGGCAGCAGTGCAACAACAACATGCAGGCCGGTCCGAACATCAACGAAGAACTGTATCCGGGCTGGCGCAAGCCGGAGAACTTCATCGTCGTGTCCGACCCGTACCCGACGGTGTCCGCCATGGCCGCCGACCTGATCCTGCCGACTGCCATGTGGGTCGAAAAGGAAGGTGCTTACGGTAACGCCGAGCGTCGTACCCAGTTCTGGCGCCAGCAAGTCAAGGCGCCGGGCGAGGCTCGCTCCGATGTCTGGCAGGTGATGGAATTTGCCAAGCGGTTCAAGGTTGAGGAAGTGTGGCCGGCCGAGTTGATCGCCAAGGATGCCAAGCTGAAGGGCAAGACCTTGTTCGACATCCTCTACGCCAACGGCGTGGTGAACAAGTACAAGCTGTCTGAAACTGCGCCGGGTTTCGAAAACGACGATTCCAAGATGCTTGGCTTTTACATTCAGAAGGGTCTGTTCGAGGAGTACGCCAAGTTTGGTCGTGGTCATGGTCACGATCTGGCACCATTCGATCAGTATCACAAGGCGCGCGGCCTGCGTTGGCCGGTGGTCGAAGGCAAGGAAACCCTGTGGCGCTTCCGCGAAGGCTACGACCCCTACGTCAAGAAGGGTGAGGGCATCAAGTTCTACGGCCACAAGGACGGTAAGGCAGTCATCTTCGCGCTGCCGTACCAGGATCCCCCAGAAATGCCGGATGCCGAATATAACCTGTGGATGTGTACTGGTCGCGTTCTGGAACACTGGCACACCGGCTCGATGACTCGCCGCGTTCCGGAGCTCTATAAATCCTTCCCGGATGCCGTGGTATTCATGCACCCGGACGATGCTCGCGACCGTGGCCTGCAGCGCGGCATGGAGGTCAAGATCGCCTCCCGTCGTGGCGAGGTGGTCATGCGTGTCGAAACGCGTGGTCGCAACAAGCCGCCCCGTGGCCTGGTCTTCATTCCATTCTTCGATGCCGGCCGTCTGGTTAACAAGGTGACCCTTGATGCGACCTGCCCGATTTCCAAGGAAACGGACTACAAGAAGTGCGCGGTCAAGGTGACCAAGGCCTGA